In Streptococcus parapneumoniae, the genomic stretch TCTTAATTGACATCTATGTAAAGAAAGCTTTACATAAGAGAAAAGATGTGTTAGTGTAGAATCATGGAAAAATTTGAAATGATTTCTATCACGGATATACAAAAAAATCCCTATCAACCTCGAAAAGAATTTGATAGAGAAAAACTAGATGAACTAGCACAGTCTATCAAAGAAAATGGGGTCATTCAACCGATTATTGTTCGTCAATCTCCTATTATTGGTTATGAAATCCTTGCAGGAGAGAGACGCTATCGGGCTTCACTTTTAGCTGGTCTAATGTCTATCCCAGCTGTTGTTAAACAGCTTTCAGATCAAGAGATGATGGTCCAGTCCATTATTGAAAATTTGCAGAGAGAAAATTTAAACCCAATAGAAGAAGCACGCGCCTATGAATCTCTCGTAGAGAAAGGATTTACCCATGCTGAAATTGCAGATAAAATGGGCAAGTCTCGTCCATATATCAGCAACTC encodes the following:
- a CDS encoding ParB/RepB/Spo0J family partition protein yields the protein MEKFEMISITDIQKNPYQPRKEFDREKLDELAQSIKENGVIQPIIVRQSPIIGYEILAGERRYRASLLAGLMSIPAVVKQLSDQEMMVQSIIENLQRENLNPIEEARAYESLVEKGFTHAEIADKMGKSRPYISNSIRLLSLPDAILSEVENGKLSQAHARSLVGLNKEQQDYFFQRVIEEDISVRKLEALLTEKKQKKQQKNDHFIQNEEEQLKKLLGLDVEIKLSKKDSGKIIISFSNQEEYSRIINSLK